A stretch of Ipomoea triloba cultivar NCNSP0323 chromosome 11, ASM357664v1 DNA encodes these proteins:
- the LOC115997585 gene encoding magnesium protoporphyrin IX methyltransferase, chloroplastic, whose amino-acid sequence MAYSSALFSPLNFNQLTQCSRTKLTKPHRRTIVSAIPPLSTATDVSAVTGLDGTTLAVIGGSSVAALAAVLSLSDPERRRQLQAEEVGGGDKEVVKEYFNKDGFQRWKRIYGVGDDVNKVQMDIRLGHSKTVENVMKMLSDEGSLKGVTVCDAGCGTGCLSIPLAKEGALVTASDISAAMVAEAEKQAEEELLKGRDDKLPTAVMPKFEVKDLESLDGKYDTVVCLDVLIHYPQNKADAMIAHLASLAENRLILSFAPKTFYYNLLKRIGELFPGPSKATRAYLHAEADVERALAKVGWKIRKRGLVTTQFYFARLVEAVPA is encoded by the exons ATGGCGTACTCTTCGGCTCTATTTTCTCCCCTCAATTTCAACCAATTGACACAATGCTCTCGCACAAAGCTCACCAAACCTCACCGGAGAACTATCGTCTCCGCCATTCCGCCGCTGTCCACCGCCACCGACGTCTCAGCAGTGACCGGCCTAGACGGCACCACTCTCGCCGTCATCGGCGGAAGCTCCGTGGCGGCGCTGGCGGCGGTGCTCTCGCTGTCGGACCCCGAGCGGCGGCGGCAGTTGCAGGCGGAGGAGGTCGGCGGCGGCGACAAGGAGGTGGTGAAGGAGTATTTCAACAAGGACGGGTTCCAGAGGTGGAAGAGGATATACGGAGTCGGCGACGACGTGAACAAGGTCCAGATGGATATCCGATTGGGGCACTCGAAAACCGTGGAGAATGTGATGAAGATGTTGAGCGATGAGGGTTCTCTGAAGGGAGTAACCGTCTGCGACGCCGGATGTGGGACCGGGTGTTTGTCGATTCCGTTAGCCAAAGAAGGCGCCTTAGTAACGGCCAGCGATATTTCAGCTGCTATGGTTGCTGAAGCCGAGAAACAG GCAGAAGAAGAGCTTTTAAAAGGAAGGGATGACAAGCTCCCTACAGCAGTGATGCCCAAGTTTGAAGTGAAGGATTTGGAAAGTTTAGATGGGAAGTATGACACTGTTGTGTGCCTGGATGTTTTGATTCATTACCCGCAGAACAAGGCAGATGCGATGATTGCCCATCTTGCATCCTTGGCCGAGAATCGCCTAATTCTGAGCTTTGCCCCGAAGACGTTTTATTACAATCTCTTGAAGAGAATCGGGGAGTTGTTCCCTGGACCTTCGAAGGCCACAAGGGCATATTTGCACGCGGAAGCTGATGTAGAGCGGGCATTGGCAAAGGTGGGGTGGAAGATAAGGAAGAGAGGTTTGGTAACCACACAGTTTTACTTTGCAAGGCTCGTTGAGGCTGTCCCTGCTTAG
- the LOC115997498 gene encoding protein MHF1 homolog, protein MEDVAMASEVEREDDETSAAKELLRDRFRLCTISIAEAEAKQNDMEISQPIMACISDLAFKYAEQLAKDLELFSQHAGRKSVNMDDVILSTHRNEHLAASLRSFRDTLKAKEPQSDRKRKKRPTKEDRAAADELLVLDP, encoded by the exons ATGGAAGACGTAGCTATGGCAAGCGAAGTAGAGAGAGAGGACGACGAAACCTCCGCCGCCAAAGAGCTCTTGCGCGACCGATTTCGCCTCTGCACCATCTCCATCGCTGAAGCCGAAG CGAAGCAAAATGATATGGAAATTTCTCAGCCAATTATGGCTTGTATCTCCGATTTAGCCTTCAAATACGCCG AGCAGCTGGCAAAGGATCTAGAGTTATTTTCACAGCATGCTGGCCGCAAGTCTGTGAATATGGATGATGTCATACTTTCAA CACATCGGAATGAGCATCTTGCTGCTTCATTGAGATCCTTCCGCGATACTCTGAAAGCAAAAGAACCCCAATCTGataggaagaggaagaaaagaCCAACAAAGGAAGACAGAGCTGCTGCAGATGAACTCTTGGTACTGGATCCATAA
- the LOC115995874 gene encoding uncharacterized protein LOC115995874, translated as MAVIAKREFTELALDGSNYLTWALDVEIYLTSTELQHTIIENFPSDDAQKAKALIFLRHHLNHDLKNEYLTEKDPNALWKSLKDPLHKVVSQLKLCKQDVSDTDLIEKTLSTFHANNLVLQQQYRAKNYSKHSELISALLVAEKHNQLLMRNHNARPAGTAPIPEIHNVAQSDNNRRGRGRGRGRGRCRGPKRGGSSGANKTDSQTLNKQPENQDRRGKQNICYRCGCKGHWSRTCRTPKHLVDAYQKMIHPNDEQKTNESSQATLPEANALLNLNDDLLGEELVDYGNQA; from the exons ATGGCTGTTATCGCAAAACGTGAATTCACCGAGCTTGCCTTGGATGGAAGCAATTATTTGACATGGGCGCTTGATGTTGAGATTTATCTCACATCAACAGAACTACAACACACCATCATTGAAAATTTCCCGAGCGATGACGCTCAGAAAGCCAAAGCCCTAATTTTCCTCCGCCATCACCTCAACCATGATCTCAAGAATGAGTACCTCACTGAAAAAGACCCCAATGCCCTTTGGAAATCCCTCAAAGACC CTTTACACAAAGTTGTTTCTCAACTCAAGCTCTGTAAGCAGGACGTTTCAGATACAGACTTGATAGAAAAAACTTTGTCCACATTTCATGCTAATAATCTTGTACTCCAGCAGCAGTACAGGGCCAAGAATTATTCTAAGCATTCAGAGCTGATCTCGGCATTACTGGTCGCTGAAAAGCACAACCAATTGTTGATGCGTAACCACAATGCACGCCCAGCCGGCACTGCACCTATACCTGAAATACACAATGTTGCCCAATCGGACAACAATCGGAGGGGGCGAGGTCGAGGCCGAGGAAGAGGTCGCTGTAGAGGCCCAAAGCGAGGTGGCAGCAGCGGAGCTAATAAAACTGATTCCCAAACCCTGAATAAGCAGCCCGAAAACCAAGATCGTCGAGGAAAGCAAAATATATGCTATAGGTGTGGGTGCAAAGGACACTGGTCCCGTACGTGTCGCACTCCAAAACATTTAGTTGACGCCTATCAAAAGATGATACACCCAAATGatgagcaaaagacaaacgaatCCTCTCAAGCTACATTGCCTGAAGCAAACGCCCTACTCAATTTGAATGACGACTTATTGGGCGAAGAGCTTGTTGATTATGGAAACCAAGCATGA